The following coding sequences lie in one Spinacia oleracea cultivar Varoflay chromosome 1, BTI_SOV_V1, whole genome shotgun sequence genomic window:
- the LOC110789236 gene encoding wall-associated receptor kinase 17-like — MSALEIVMGASLVVILASTVIQASYVTPLTMLTAPNISREGCQPKCGNLTIPYPFGIGGVEGFAGCFISSMFQIDCNSSYDPPRAIISSIKDHNNNSIEIVDISETQIRIKNQVAYNCFNSTTKTSPLGSNVQSINFDHTTEEIPFALSNKSNTLIVVGCDDNAGASGDLAALSSTSISSSCRSHAKDVVAGKCHGIGCNQNDVTVRKMSYTLSLGSTKNHTSSLSYNPCGYAFLGNTQQFKFRGVSDLNDPNFLTRITNDLPIVLDWVINGSMCYEAQKDRDSYKCKHNTTCVEVIGTGIGGYRCTCLPGYQGNPYLDPGCYDINECEDPNNNPCSKICINTPGDYNCSCPFGYYGDGKKNGTGCLLRLPEVPVFKIALGATFVVLICGCWMCMAIRKRRIIKKREIFFQKNGGLLLKQLISSNKQDDNEPLKVFSLRELKVATKNFVEETIIGRGGYGTVYKGVLRNHQLVAVKKSKIIDETQIEQFINELVILARIRHPNVVRLLGCCLEAEVPLLVYDFISNGTLYEHIHRPEKPSWYTWTNCLRIARELADVLEHLHSIHIIHRDIKSMNILLDESYTIKLSDFGASRLNPMNHTHLSTVVQGTFGYLDPQYFYSSQLTEKSDVYSYGVVLIELLTRASPTLPERPTEERNCNLAAYFVKCMEENNIFNIWDSSLVVEASQEQLVSIAKLLQKCLSAKGEDRPTMKQIAMELEELL; from the exons ATGTCAGCCTTAGAAATTGTTATGGGTGCATCCCTAGTTGTAATCCTAGCAAGTACGGTAATACAAGCGTCGTATGTAACACCGCTAACAATGTTGACTGCCCCGAACATCAGCAGGGAAGGGTGCCAACCCAAATGTGGCAACTTAACCATTCCCTATCCTTTTGGGATAGGAGGGGTAGAAGGGTTCGCTGGTTGCTTTATAAGCTCGATGTTTCAAATCGATTGCAATTCTTCTTATGATCCACCAAGAGCGATTATTTCTAGTATCAAGGATCACAACAATAACAGCATAGAAATAGTTGACATATCCGAAACACAAATCCGTATCAAGAACCAAGTAGCCTACAATTGTTTCAACTCAACTACGAAAACATCTCCACTTGGCTCCAATGTCCAGTCCATTAACTTCGATCACACTACAGAAGAGATTCCCTTCGCTTTGTCGAACAAGTCAAACACGTTGATCGTCGTGGGGTGCGACGACAATGCTGGAGCATCAGGCGATCTTGCTGCTCTCTCCAGCACCAGTATTTCTAGTAGTTGCAGGTCTCATGCCAAGGATGTCGTTGCAGGTAAATGCCATGGCATCGGTTGCAATCAAAACGATGTTACCGTAAGAAAGATGTCATATACGTTGAGTTTAGGCTCGACAAAAAACCATACTTCTAGTCTCTCCTATAACCCTTGTGGGTACGCTTTTCTGGGTAATACACAACAGTTTAAGTTTCGTGGGGTTTCAGATCTGAATGACCCCAATTTTCTAACCAGGATAACTAATGACCTCCCAATTGTTCTAGATTGGGTCATAAATGGTTCTATGTGTTATGAAGCTCAAAAAGATCGTGATTCCTATAAATGTAAACATAATACAACTTGTGTAGAAGTCATTGGGACTGGTATAGGAGGATATCGTTGTACTTGTCTTCCTGGTTATCAAGGCAATCCTTATCTTGATCCAGGTTGCTatg ATATAAATGAGTGTGAGGATCCAAATAATAATCCATGCTCTAAAATTTGCATCAATACTCCAGGAGACTACAATTGTTCTTGTCCGTTCGGATACTACGGTGATGGTAAAAAAAATGGTACCGGTTGCCTGCTACGACTTCCAGAAGTTCCAGTTTTCAAGATTGCCTTAG GTGCTACATTTGTAGTGCTCATTTGTGGATGTTGGATGTGCATGGCAATTAGGAAAAGAAGGATAattaaaaagagagaaattttctttcaaaaaaacGGAGGTTTGCTGTTGAAGCAACTAATCTCTTCAAATAAACAAGATGACAATGAGCCATTAAAGGTATTTAGTCTGCGTGAGTTGAAAGTAGCCACCAAGAACTTTGTGGAAGAAACCATCATTGGACGAGGAGGTTATGGCACGGTATACAAGGGCGTTTTACGAAACCATCAATTAGTAGCAGTTAAGAAATCAAAGATTATAGACGAAACTCAAATTGAGCAATTCATAAATGAATTGGTAATTCTTGCACGAATAAGACATCCAAATGTGGTAAGACTTTTGGGATGTTGTTTAGAGGCTGAAGTCCCTTTACTAGTCTATGACTTCATCTCTAATGGTACACTCTATGAGCATATTCATCGTCCCGAAAAGCCTTCTTGGTATACATGGACCAACTGTTTAAGAATAGCTAGAGAGTTGGCCGATGTGTTAGAACACTTACATTCGATACACATAATTCACCGAGATATCAAATCAATGAATATTTTACTCGATGAAAGCTACACGATTAAATTATCCGATTTTGGTGCTTCAAGGTTGAATCCAATGAATCACACACATCTATCGACAGTAGTACAAGGTACGTTTGGGTATCTTGATCCACAGTACTTTTATTCGAGCCAGTTAACAGAGAAAAGTGATGTTTATAGTTATGGCGTAGTTCTAATTGAACTCTTAACAAGGGCAAGTCCAACTTTACCAGAAAGGCCAACTGAAGAAAGGAATTGCAATTTGGCAGCGTATTTTGTAAAGTGTATGGaagaaaataatatatttaacatTTGGGACTCGTCTTTGGTTGTAGAAGCATCCCAAGAGCAGCTCGTTTCGATTGCAAAGCTTTTACAAAAATGTTTAAGTGCAAAGGGTGAAGATAGACCGACAATGAAACAAATTGCAATGGAGCTAGAGGAATTATTATGA
- the LOC110789237 gene encoding wall-associated receptor kinase 5-like — protein sequence MSSVSFPRSVRISSLVLLVATMVVRACSFTRVTMLSALNITKPGCQRKCGNLTIPYPFGVGRGCSRSMWYDISCNASTNGDPPRAITTWVKDENENGMEILDISETHIRLRNQVAYSCFNSTAETSTFGSGFKSFDLFNSSVPFTLSSESNMLFIVGCHDLGYFDGNFDFRGSVFINSADQTGSCRTDCSFEAKNVVAGECDGIGCCQAIINKGMKSYTVSLDPSANHTSFFSYNPCGYAFLADKEQFKFRGALDLHDPNFINRIIDEVPMVLDWVIDNHTCSLAQQDPASYACDQQNTICVDAAESGIGGYRCSCRPGYQGNPYLTPGCSDINECENLSDSPCSVTCKNTPGNYNCSCPPGYSGDGEKLGTGCKPPFPFLKFGLGIGFGTLFLLIGVSWLCMKIKKRRNVKMKEIFFQKNGGLMLKQLISSNKQDGIEQIKVFTMRELKVATKNFSEETIVGQGGYGTVYTGVLPNNEIVAMKRSKFMDQSQIEQFINELVILARIRHPNVVRLLGCCLEDEVPLLVYEFISNGTLYNHIHNTKELSWYCWNNCLRISIESANAIAYLHSIPIFHRDIKSMNILLDESYTTKVSDFGASRLIPLNHTHLSTVVQGTLGYLDPEYFFSSQLTEKSDVFSYGVVLAELLTRAKPILPERQTEEKNRNLAAYFVKCVEENNLFDILDPQLVEEASQEQLTNIAKLVQKCLSVKGEDRPTMKEIAMELEEVQKQTR from the exons ATGTCTTCCGTCAGTTTTCCAAGAAGTGTTAGGATTTCATCCCTAGTATTACTTGTAGCCACTATGGTTGTACGGGCATGTTCGTTTACACGAGTAACGATGCTAAGCGCCTTAAACATCACTAAGCCTGGCTGCCAACGCAAATGTGGCAACCTAACCATTCCCTACCCTTTTGGGGTAGGTAGGGGTTGCTCAAGAAGCATGTGGTATGACATCTCTTGCAATGCTTCCACTAATGGTGATCCACCAAGAGCAATAACAACTTGGGTAAAGGACGAGAATGAAAATGGCATGGAAATTCTTGACATATCTGAAACACATATTCGTCTTAGGAACCAAGTAGCCTATAGCTGCTTCAACTCAACTGCAGAGACATCTACATTCGGTTCAGGATTCAAGTCCTTTGACCTCTTCAATTCGAGTGTACCCTTCACCTTGTCAAGTGAGTCAAACATGCTCTTCATTGTAGGGTGTCACGACCTTGGCTATTTTGATGGCAACTTCGACTTCAGAGGTAGCGTTTTCATTAATTCAGCCGATCAAACTGGCTCTTGTAGAACTGACTGCAGCTTCGAGGCCAAGAATGTTGTTGCAGGTGAATGCGATGGCATTGGTTGTTGTCAAGCCATTATTAACAAAGGAATGAAGTCCTATACGGTGTCTCTAGATCCGTCCGCAAACCACACTTCCTTTTTCTCTTACAACCCTTGTGGGTACGCATTTTTGGCTGACAAAGAACAGTTCAAATTTCGCGGGGCTCTTGATCTACATGACCCCAATTTTATTAACAGGATAATCGATGAGGTCCCTATGGTTCTAGATTGGGTTATAGACAATCATACTTGTTCTCTAGCTCAGCAAGATCCGGCCTCTTATGCATGTGATCAGCAGAATACGATTTGTGTAGATGCTGCTGAGAGTGGTATCGGAGGATATCGTTGCAGTTGTCGTCCTGGTTATCAGGGCAATCCTTATCTTACTCCTGGTTGCTCAG ATATAAATGAGTGTGAGAATCTAAGTGATAGTCCATGCTCCGTGACTTGCAAAAATACCCCGGGAAACTACAATTGTTCTTGTCCACCTGGATATTCCGGTGATGGTGAAAAACTTGGCACTGGTTGCAAGCCACCGTTTCCATTTCTAAAGTTTGGCTTAG GTATAGGCTTTGGCACATTGTTTTTGCTCATTGGTGTAAGTTGGCTATGCatgaaaattaagaaaagaaggaaCGTAAAAATGAAGGAAATTTTCTTTCAGAAAAATGGAGGTTTGATGTTGAAGCAACTAATCTCTTCAAATAAACAAGATGGTATTGAACAAATTAAGGTATTTACTATGCGAGAGTTGAAGGTCGCAACAAAGAACTTCAGTGAAGAAACGATTGTGGGTCAAGGTGGTTATGGTACAGTCTACACAGGTGTGTTACCAAATAATGAAATAGTAGCGATGAAGAGATCAAAGTTTATGGATCAAAGTCAAATCGAGCAATTTATAAATGAATTGGTCATTCTTGCGCGAATACGACATCCTAATGTGGTAAGACTTTTGGGATGTTGTCTGGAGGATGAAGTGCCTTTGTTGGTCTATGAATTTATCTCCAATGGTACATTGTATAACCATATTCATAATACAAAGGAACTATCATGGTATTGTTGGAACAATTGTTTGCGGATCTCCATTGAGTCGGCTAACGCAAtcgcatacttacattcgataCCAATATTTCATCGAGACATCAAGTCTATGAACATTTTACTTGATGAAAGTTATACAACTAAAGTATCTGATTTCGGAGCTTCAAGATTGATTCCATTAAATCACACTCATTTATCTACTGTTGTACAAGGCACATTAGGATATCTAGATCCAGAGTACTTTTTCTCAAGTCAATTAACAGAGAAGAGTGATGTTTTTAGTTATGGTGTTGTTCTCGCTGAACTCTTAACGAGGGCTAAACCGATCTTACCAGAGAGACAAACAGAAGAAAAGAATCGCAATCTGGCAGCATATTTTGTGAAGTGTGTAGAAGAAAATAATCTATTCGATATTCTGGACCCTCAATTAGTGGAAGAAGCATCTCAAGAGCAACTTACTAACATTGCAAAGCTTGTACAAAAATGCTTAAGTGTTAAGGGTGAAGACAGGCCAACAATGAAAGAAATTGCTATGGAGCTAGAAGAAGTACAGAAGCAAACAAGGTAG
- the LOC110789238 gene encoding wall-associated receptor kinase 17-like, whose amino-acid sequence MSSFTVSESVTGTILVVLLGAMILQVWSLAPTTMLSASTTTKPGCLRKCGNLTIPYPFGVGFSAGCSRSMWYDIFCMDSSNGGPPRAMIPWLKDGRDNAMEILEITETQIRLKNQVAYRCLNSTADTPSHFRSFEFFNSSAPFVLSSKSNKLFVIGCHDLSRFYDRSDDVIRSCTAKCKAEATNVVAGECQGIGCCQDIIPTGMRSFSVTLDQVQTNNTSTIFNQPCGYAFVGDQEKFKFRGAVDFDDPNFVKRIITDVPMVLDWVVGDHKCAQAQQDRASYACQQNTTCTDATESGIGGYRCSCRPGYQGNPYLTPGCSDVNECEDPSNSPCYNSCINTQGNYTCSCPSGHSGDGRKDGTGCNPHFPVLKFALGIGFGTLFLLIGISWLCLAIRKRRGIKRKEIFFQKNGGQLLKQLISSNKEDDMEQIKVFTMRELKVATQNFSEKSIVGQGGYGTVYMGVLPNNETVAVKKSKFMDQSQIEQFINELVILARTRHPNVVRLLGCCLEAEVPLLVYEFISNGTLYDHINRTEEPSWYCWTNCLRIATESANAFAYLHSIPIIHRDIKSANILLDDSYITKVSDFGASRLIPLNDTHLSTVVQGTLGYLDPEYFYSSQLTEKSDVYSYGVVLTELLTRARPILIDTRNEERSYNLAAYFVKGMEEGNLFNILDSKLVAEASQEQLFSIAKLVQKCLSVKGEDRPTMKKVATELEELWTLQSQTA is encoded by the exons ATGTCTTCCTTTACTGTTTCAGAGAGTGTAACGGGCACCATTCTAGTAGTTCTATTAGGAGCTATGATACTACAAGTGTGGTCTTTAGCACCAACAACCATGCTAAGTGCCTCGACCACCACCAAGCCTGGCTGCCTACGGAAATGTGGCAACTTAACCATTCCATACCCTTTTGGTGTCGGTTTTAGTGCCGGTTGCTCGAGAAGCATGTGGTACGACATCTTCTGCATGGATTCTTCTAATGGTGGCCCACCAAGAGCGATGATACCTTGGTTAAAAGACGGACGTGATAATGCCATGGAAATTCTGGAGATTACCGAAACACAAATCCGTCTTAAAAATCAAGTAGCTTACAGGTGTCTCAACTCGACTGCGGATACTCCTTCACATTTCCGGTCCTTTGAATTCTTCAACTCGAGTGCCCCCTTTGTCTTGTCGAGCAAGTCAAACAAGCTTTTTGTCATAGGGTGCCACGACTTATCCAGGTTTTACGATAGATCTGATGATGTCATCCGTTCTTGTACTGCTAAATGCAAAGCCGAGGCTACCAATGTTGTTGCAGGCGAATGTCAGGGTATCGGATGTTGTCAAGACATTATTCCAACGGGAATGAGGTCCTTTTCAGTGACTTTAGATCAAGTACAAACAAACAATACTTCTACTATCTTCAACCAGCCTTGTGGGTACGCATTTGTTGGTgatcaagaaaagttcaaatttcGCGGGGCGGTAGACTTCGATGATCCAaattttgttaaaagaataataACTGATGTCCCTATGGTGCTAGATTGGGTAGTAGGCGATCATAAGTGTGCTCAAGCTCAACAAGATCGGGCCTCCTACGCGTGTCAGCAGAATACAACATGTACGGATGCAACCGAGAGTGGAATCGGAGGATATCGTTGTAGTTGTCGTCCGGGTTATCAAGGCAATCCGTATCTTACTCCAGGTTGCTCAG ATGTAAATGAATGCGAGGATCCAAGTAATAGTCCATGCTATAACAGTTGTATCAATACTCAGGGAAACTACACTTGTTCTTGCCCGTCTGGACATTCTGGTGATGGTAGAAAAGATGGCACTGGTTGCAATCCACACTTTCCTGTCTTGAAGTTTGCCTTGG GTATAGGCTTTGGCACTCTTTTTTTGCTCATTGGTATTAGTTGGTTGTGCTTGGCAATCAGAAAAAGAAGGGGAATAAAAAGGAAggaaattttctttcaaaaaaatGGAGGACAGCTTTTGAAGCAACTAATTTCCTCAAATAAAGAAGATGACATGGAGCAAATAAAGGTATTTACTATGAGAGAGTTGAAGGTAGCAACTCAAAACTTCAGTGAAAAGTCTATTGTTGGTCAAGGAGGATATGGTACGGTCTACATGGGTGTTTTGCCAAACAATGAAACAGTAGCGGTTAAGAAATCAAAGTTTATGGACCAAAGTCAAATTGAGCAATTTATAAATGAATTGGTCATTCTTGCACGAACAAGACATCCTAATGTTGTAAGACTTTTAGGATGTTGCTTGGAGGCAGAAGTCCCGTTGTTGGTTTATGAATTTATCTCTAATGGTACACTCTATGACCATATTAATCGCACAGAGGAACCCTCTTGGTATTGTTGGACCAACTGTCTGCGGATTGCCACAGAGTCGGCTAACGCATttgcatacttacattcgataCCCATAATTCATCGAGACATCAAGTCTGCGAATATTTTACTTGATGATAGCTATATAACAAAAGTTTCCGATTTTGGTGCTTCAAGACTGATTCCGTTAAATGATACACATTTATCCACCGTAGTGCAAGGTACCCTAGGATATCTTGACCCGGAGTACTTTTATTCAAGTCAATTGACGGAGAAAAGTGATGTTTATAGTTATGGTGTAGTTCTCACTGAACTCTTAACGAGGGCAAGACCTATCTTAATAGATACTCGAAATGAAGAAAGGAGTTACAATTTGGCTGCATATTTTGTCAAGGGCATGGAAGAGGGGAATTTATTCAACATTTTGGACTCTAAATTGGTTGCAGAAGCATCTCAAGAGCAACTCTTCTCAATTGCAAAGCTTGTCCAAAAGTGCTTAAGTGTTAAGGGTGAAGACAGACCAACAATGAAAAAAGTTGCAACGGAGCTAGAAGAATTATGGACACTGCAGTCGCAGACGGCATAG
- the LOC130466178 gene encoding cysteine-rich receptor-like protein kinase 25, producing the protein MFEECIFRYANRPIFSLMELEPSHTDCGISLLDDGGEMNRMVEPIFKRLIKEATSKNSSLYFAVGEGTYFKYQRLYCLVQCTPDISREQCRECLMEGYIYIIDCSDFSLLAGIYSGPNCHMRYNVTPFYNVSSSLPPMTSPGLLPHIRTSDGGQSWFSIGKLSFYILVFFYLL; encoded by the exons ATGTTTGAG GAATGCATCTTTCGCTATGCTAATCGTCCAATATTCTCTTTGATGGAGTTGGAGCCCTCTCATACTGATTGTGGTATCAGTCTATTGGATGATGGAGGTGAGATGAATCGAATGGTTGAGCCGATCTTTAAAAGGTTAATCAAGGAAGCCACATCAAAGAATTCCTCATTGTATTTCGCAGTAGGAGAAGGGACTTATTTTAAGTATCAGAGATTGTATTGTTTGGTGCAATGCACTCCAGATATTAGTCGAGAACAATGTAGGGAATGTTTGATGGAGGGCTACATATATATTATTGACTGTTCAGATTTTAGCCTGCTAGCGGGAATTTATAGTGGGCCAAACTGCCATATGAGATACAATGTCACCCCTTTCTATAATGTGTCGTCCAGCCTTCCACCCATGACTTCACCGGGTTTGTTACCACATATCAGGACTAGTGATGGAGGTCAAAGTTGGTTTTCAATTGGAAAGCTTTCTTTTTATATTctcgttttcttttatttactGTAA
- the LOC110789239 gene encoding cysteine-rich receptor-like protein kinase 25, which translates to MAWQIISSLILLFSTTLSLVTPTYASSQEDPVFLLRNCGLTSGNYTENSPYHSNLLDAFSNLTSLSSFNAFSKVTVDADEDDTSKVYALYDCRNDLTLRTCHNCIQTATEKLLQECTTKEAIVMYEECMLRYANRQIFAEVELKPFYNDCEISIPDGGELNRIVETTIKGLIDEATSENSSGYFATREKTYFEYQKVYSLVQCTPDLSKEQCKECLVDALNHTLDCANASLMISYHHVPSCQMRYDVVRHFFNLSTSTVSVSPMASPPISSPQLKTGHGVQRLISIQNFVIVFFIVFCLM; encoded by the exons ATGGCCTGGCAAATAATTTCCTCTCTTATTCTCCTCTTCTCTACAACTCTTTCTCTTGTGACTCCCACATATGCATCTAGTCAAGAAGATCCCGTCTTTTTACTCCGAAATTGCGGTTTAACAAGCGGAAACTATACCGAGAATAGCCCCTACCACTCAAACCTCTTAGATGCCTTCTCTAATCTTACCTCCCTTTCGTCATTCAACGCCTTCTCCAAAGTCACCGTAGACGCCGATGAAGATGACACAAGCAAAGTCTATGCGTTATACGACTGTCGGAATGACCTCACACTTCGAACATGCCATAATTGTATTCAGACCGCCACGGAAAAACTTTTGCAGGAGTGCACCACGAAAGAGGCCATCGTCATGTATGAG GAGTGCATGCTACGCTATGCCAACCGCCAGATCTTTGCCGAAGTGGAGCTCAAGCCCTTTTATAATGACTGTGAGATAAGTATACCAGATGGAGGCGAGTTGAATCGGATAGTTGAGACAACAATCAAAGGACTAATCGATGAAGCCACATCGGAAAATTCATCGGGCTACTTTGCAACTAGAGAAAAGACTTACTTTGAGTATCAGAAGGTATATAGTTTGGTGCAATGTACTCCAGATCTTAGTAAGGAGCAGTGCAAAGAGTGTTTAGTGGATGCATTGAACCATACGCTTGACTGTGCGAACGCTAGCTTGATGATAAGTTATCACCATGTGCCTAGCTGCCAGATGAGATACGATGTCGTACGCCATTTCTTTAATCTATCTACATCAACAGTTTCTGTTTCACCCATGGCTTCTCCTCCTATTTCGTCACCACAATTAAAGACTGGTCATGGTGTTCAACGTTTGATATCGATTCAAAACTTTGTTATTGTCTTCTTCATTGTATTTTGTTTAATGTAA
- the LOC110789240 gene encoding wall-associated receptor kinase 5-like — translation MEVLDISETQIRLKNQIRYKCFNSTAETSPTTSSSTTFYLMTQRAPYTVSGTANKLFAVGCRDIPHFTGSTNAAFFSLSNDGTASCRTNCSSGGKNVVAGECNGIGCCQAAIPKGMRSYSVSLDYESNHSTLVSYNPCGYSFVADQESFKFRGIPDLDDPNVINRTMYDAPLVLDWVIANNTCANAPRDRDSYACKENTTCVDAVDSGIGGYRCSCLPGYEGHPYLSPGCSDINECEDLDSSPCSMICTNTQGNYTCSCPSGYIGDGTRHGTGCQAQYALKVGLGVGLGSLTILITGSWVFLASRNRRLTQMKETFFQRNGGSLLKQLIAPSKQDDDVEQVKVFTIDELKVATKNFKDERIVGRGGYGTVYKGFLPNNQIVAVKRSKFVDENQIEQFINELILLARLRHPNVVRLIGCCLEVEVPLLVYEFISNGTVYDHIHNKNGASWYSWSNCLRISMESANALAYIHTIPIFHRDIKSANILLDDSFTAKVSDFGASRLIPLHETHLSTVVQGTLGYLDPEYFFSSQLTAKSDVYSFGVVLCELLTRTKPLLTERQSEESNQNLATYFVKSMQQDNLFKILDSQLVMEATKEQLISISKLVERCLSVEGNERPTMKEVAMELGDLWKQTTYLSPNKSRH, via the exons ATGGAGGTCCTCGACATATCTGAAACTCAAATCCGTCTCAAAAATCAAATTAGATACAAATGTTTCAATTCCACGGCCGAAACATCCCCTACAACTTCCAGCTCCACCACATTCTACCTCATGACGCAGCGTGCTCCCTATACTGTGTCAG GCACTGCAAACAAATTGTTTGCTGTGGGGTGCCGCGACATCCCCCATTTCACCGGAAGCACCAACGCCGCATTTTTTTCATTATCCAACGATGGAACTGCCTCCTGCAGGACTAACTGCAGCTCTGGCGGCAAGAACGTCGTCGCAGGGGAATGCAATGGGATAGGATGTTGTCAAGCCGCAATTCCCAAGGGAATGAGATCTTATTCTGTGTCTCTTGACTACGAAAGTAACCATTCAACCTTGGTTTCTTACAACCCTTGTGGGTATTCATTTGTAGCAGACCAAGAAAGTTTCAAATTTCGTGGGATTCCAGATCTTGATGACCCCAACGTTATAAACAGGACAATGTATGATGCTCCTTTGGTGCTAGATTGGGTGATAGCCAATAATACGTGCGCCAATGCTCCACGCGATCGCGACTCTTATGCTTGCAAGGAGAATACTACTTGTGTCGATGCTGTTGATAGTGGCATTGGAGGTTATCGTTGTAGTTGTCTCCCTGGTTATGAGGGTCACCCTTATCTTAGTCCAGGTTGCTCAG ATATAAATGAATGTGAAGATCTCGATAGTAGTCCGTGTTCAATGATATGCACTAATACTCAAGGAAACTACACTTGTTCATGTCCATCTGGATATATCGGCGATGGTACAAGACATGGGACTGGTTGCCAGGCTCAATACGCTTTGAAGGTTGGCTTAG GTGTTGGCTTAGGCTCCTTAACTATACTCATTACTGGAAGCTGGGTATTCTTAGCAAGTAGGAATCGAAGACTTACTCAAATGAAAGAGACATTCTTTCAACGAAACGGAGGTTCTCTATTGAAGCAACTAATTGCTCCCAGTAAACAAGACGACGATGTGGAACAAGTAAAGGTATTTACCATCGATGAGTTAAAGGTAGCCACCAAAAACTTCAAGGATGAAAGAATCGTTGGTCGAGGTGGTTATGGTACAGTTTACAAGGGATTTTTACCAAACAATCAAATTGTTGCGGTTAAAAGATCAAAATTCGTGGACGAAAACCAAATCGAGCAATTTATAAACGAGTTAATCCTTCTTGCACGATTAAGACATCCTAATGTGGTACGACTTATAGGGTGTTGTTTGGAGGTCGAAGTTCCATTGTTGGTTTACGAGTTTATCTCCAATGGTACGGTATATGATCATATTCATAACAAAAATGGAGCTTCTTGGTATTCTTGGAGTAATTGTTTACGGATTTCCATGGAATCGGCTAATGCTTTGGCATATATTCATACAATACCGATATTTCATCGAGATATTAAGTCCGCAAACATTTTACTAGACGATAGTTTTACGGCAAAGGTGTCCGATTTCGGTGCTTCGAGGTTGATTCCATTACATGAAACACATTTATCGACGGTGGTACAAGGTACGTTAGGGTATCTCGATCCAGAGTACTTCTTTTCAAGTCAATTAACGGCGAAGAGTGATGTTTATAGCTTTGGTGTTGTTCTTTGTGAGCTTTTAACAAGGACAAAACCGTTATTAACGGAGAGGCAAAGTGAAGAATCGAACCAAAATTTGGCGACATACTTTGTCAAGTCAATGCAACAGGACAATTTATTCAAGATTCTGGATTCTCAGTTGGTTATGGAAGCAACTAAAGAGCAATTAATCTCAATATCGAAGCTTGTAGAGCGATGTTTAAGTGTTGAGGGTAATGAAAGGCCAACAATGAAGGAAGTGGCTATGGAATTAGGAGACTTATGGAAGCAAACAACATACTTGTCCCCGAACAAGAGTCGTCATTGA